The Nitriliruptor alkaliphilus DSM 45188 genome includes a region encoding these proteins:
- a CDS encoding cupin domain-containing protein has product MASSVSDFTSRVVVAGLNEDGRSAVVVDEVAQTRAPTPVVTINDVWQVDAVPCPVLGDSTLSGTLDLVPPKGGVLVRVAAFPPDAEWQDGGGYDEAFSAVGAEEAAVDGEDAGFHATDTVDVGTVVAGELHAVLEDGEVLLRPGDTFVQRGTRHAWSNRGDEPAIVVFTMVSATR; this is encoded by the coding sequence ATGGCTAGCAGCGTCTCCGACTTCACGTCCCGAGTGGTCGTCGCTGGGCTGAACGAGGACGGCCGGTCCGCGGTGGTCGTCGATGAGGTAGCGCAGACCCGTGCCCCGACCCCGGTCGTGACGATCAACGACGTGTGGCAGGTCGATGCGGTGCCCTGTCCGGTGCTGGGCGACAGCACGCTGTCGGGCACGCTCGACCTGGTGCCGCCGAAGGGCGGCGTGCTCGTCAGGGTCGCGGCGTTCCCCCCGGATGCGGAGTGGCAGGACGGCGGCGGCTACGACGAGGCGTTCAGCGCGGTGGGCGCCGAGGAGGCCGCGGTCGACGGCGAGGACGCGGGCTTCCACGCGACCGACACGGTCGACGTCGGCACGGTGGTCGCCGGCGAGCTCCACGCCGTGCTCGAGGACGGCGAGGTGCTCCTGCGGCCGGGCGACACCTTCGTCCAGCGCGGGACGCGGCACGCCTGGAGCAACCGAGGCGATGAACCCGCGATCGTGGTCTTCACGATGGTCTCCGCCACCCGCTGA
- a CDS encoding GNAT family N-acetyltransferase codes for MTAPTVTTPSAAPSPTDLTQAFATLTVAFAADPVVRWFLPDLADHLLHYPALLDLTVTGVTPAGTVDASPDGSGAAIWHAPGATTDDEALGTLFADVVHADRQPDAFAFLEAMAIHHPDEPVWYLPFVGVDPTCQGRGTGSRLLRIGLERCDRDGVPAYLEASTPRNRALYERHGFETAACIQVGDSPPLWPMVRPAGTDPTWKVDR; via the coding sequence GTGACCGCTCCGACCGTCACCACGCCGTCCGCCGCACCGTCCCCCACCGACCTGACGCAGGCGTTCGCGACCCTGACCGTGGCGTTCGCCGCGGATCCGGTGGTGCGCTGGTTCCTCCCCGACCTCGCCGACCACCTGCTGCACTACCCCGCCCTCCTCGACCTGACGGTCACCGGTGTCACACCGGCCGGCACCGTGGACGCGTCACCCGACGGGTCCGGTGCGGCCATCTGGCACGCCCCCGGTGCGACCACCGACGACGAGGCGCTCGGCACCCTGTTCGCGGACGTCGTCCACGCCGATCGACAGCCGGACGCCTTCGCCTTCCTCGAAGCCATGGCGATCCACCACCCGGACGAGCCGGTGTGGTACCTGCCCTTCGTGGGCGTCGACCCGACCTGCCAGGGCCGCGGTACCGGCTCGCGCCTCCTCCGGATCGGGCTCGAGCGGTGTGACCGTGACGGGGTGCCGGCCTACCTCGAGGCGAGCACGCCCCGCAACCGCGCCCTCTACGAGCGGCACGGGTTCGAGACGGCCGCCTGCATCCAGGTCGGCGACTCGCCGCCGCTGTGGCCGATGGTGCGGCCGGCGGGCACCGATCCGACCTGGAAGGTGGACCGATGA
- a CDS encoding class I SAM-dependent methyltransferase has protein sequence MTTGPDLAPATTSPGSPAEAYEAYYGPAIFGPLSEVTLATWQPPAGTSVLDVACGTGILTRRLAEAVGDGAPVVGVDLNPAMLEVARALAPPRDPPLRWLEGDGAALTLPDHAFDAVTCQQGLQFFPDRAGGVREMRRVLRPGGTATVVVWQGIDHHPLFAALADVEAPLLASYGLPTTVDEVLAPFSLGDEGGLTGLFEDAGFDDVEVTEASIVARFPDPDRFVARLEYAYAAVVPAFIEDPAAFEAYLEAVDAGTADVVARYRDGDHVAVPMHTRIVVAHA, from the coding sequence ATGACGACCGGACCCGACCTGGCCCCGGCGACCACGTCGCCCGGGTCCCCGGCCGAGGCGTACGAGGCCTACTACGGTCCCGCGATCTTCGGCCCGCTGAGCGAGGTGACCCTCGCCACCTGGCAGCCACCGGCCGGCACGTCCGTGCTCGACGTCGCGTGCGGCACCGGCATCCTGACCCGGCGGCTGGCCGAAGCCGTCGGTGACGGCGCCCCCGTCGTCGGCGTCGACCTGAACCCCGCGATGCTCGAGGTCGCTCGCGCGCTCGCACCGCCGCGTGATCCACCTCTCCGCTGGCTGGAGGGCGACGGCGCGGCGCTCACGCTCCCGGATCACGCCTTCGACGCCGTGACCTGCCAACAGGGGCTGCAGTTCTTCCCCGACCGTGCCGGCGGGGTCCGCGAGATGCGACGGGTCCTGCGACCGGGCGGCACCGCCACCGTCGTCGTCTGGCAGGGGATCGACCACCACCCGCTGTTCGCGGCTCTCGCCGACGTCGAGGCCCCGCTCCTGGCCAGCTACGGCCTGCCCACGACCGTCGACGAGGTCCTCGCGCCCTTCTCCCTCGGCGACGAGGGTGGGCTCACCGGCCTGTTCGAGGACGCGGGCTTCGACGACGTCGAGGTGACCGAGGCCTCGATCGTGGCGCGGTTCCCCGACCCTGACCGGTTCGTGGCGCGCCTCGAGTACGCGTACGCCGCCGTGGTGCCAGCCTTCATCGAGGACCCAGCCGCGTTCGAGGCGTACCTCGAGGCGGTCGACGCCGGTACCGCGGACGTCGTCGCCCGGTACCGCGACGGCGACCACGTCGCGGTCCCGATGCACACACGGATCGTGGTCGCCCACGCGTGA
- a CDS encoding mycoredoxin codes for MREHPITVYWRPGCGFCSSLLRGLERSGLAFDRVDIWQDEDGAAFVRSVARGNETVPTVRVGDVALVNPSAPDVLRTVSEQVPEHLPEGYEPPRPGAAARAITRLLGG; via the coding sequence GTGCGCGAACACCCCATCACGGTCTACTGGCGGCCCGGTTGCGGGTTCTGCAGCTCCCTGCTGCGTGGGTTGGAGCGGTCGGGACTGGCGTTCGACCGTGTCGACATCTGGCAGGACGAGGACGGTGCCGCCTTCGTGCGGTCCGTCGCTCGGGGAAACGAGACCGTGCCGACGGTGCGGGTGGGCGACGTGGCGCTCGTGAACCCCTCTGCTCCGGATGTCCTGCGCACGGTCAGCGAGCAGGTCCCGGAGCACCTCCCCGAGGGGTACGAGCCACCGCGACCCGGGGCCGCGGCCCGCGCCATCACCCGTCTGCTCGGCGGCTGA
- a CDS encoding lipid-transfer protein encodes MNDRVQVVGVGMVPFATPRTSQPYDVLAEAAIRAALCDADLDYERVQQVYAGYVYGDSTCGQHVAYSVGMTGVPVVNVHNNCSTGSTALWLARQAVASGAVDCVLAVGFEQMRPGALASQWDDRPEPFARLEAVARASGDVDEDAPMAARWFGGGGDAYAERYGIDPRTFAAVAVKARQHAANNPYAVFRDPVTLEQVMASPHVFGPLTRLQCCPPTCGAAAAIVTSGRFARRHGLRTDVAIAAQAMTTDTASSFDGDLMRLVGYEMSRTAANQVYEAAGVGPEDIRVCELHDCFTTNEVLTYEAIGLTPEGTADRFVADGENTYGGRVVTNPSGGLLSKGHPLGATGLAQCAELTWQLRGEAEARQVEDVTHALQHNIGLGGAAVVTLYEKVG; translated from the coding sequence ATGAACGATCGAGTCCAGGTGGTGGGTGTGGGCATGGTTCCCTTCGCCACTCCTCGCACGAGCCAGCCCTACGACGTGTTGGCTGAGGCGGCCATCCGGGCCGCGCTCTGCGATGCCGACCTCGACTACGAACGGGTCCAGCAGGTCTACGCCGGCTACGTCTACGGCGACTCCACCTGCGGCCAACACGTCGCGTACTCGGTGGGTATGACCGGCGTGCCGGTCGTGAACGTGCACAACAACTGCTCGACCGGGTCGACGGCCCTCTGGCTGGCACGTCAGGCGGTGGCCAGCGGGGCTGTGGACTGTGTGCTCGCCGTCGGCTTCGAGCAGATGCGACCGGGGGCGCTCGCGTCCCAGTGGGACGACCGACCGGAACCGTTCGCACGCCTCGAGGCCGTCGCCCGTGCGAGCGGCGACGTCGACGAGGATGCCCCCATGGCCGCCCGGTGGTTCGGCGGCGGCGGGGATGCGTACGCCGAGCGTTACGGCATCGACCCACGGACGTTCGCGGCCGTCGCGGTCAAGGCCCGGCAGCACGCTGCCAACAACCCGTACGCCGTCTTCCGCGATCCGGTGACGCTGGAGCAGGTCATGGCGTCGCCTCACGTCTTCGGTCCGTTGACGCGGCTGCAGTGCTGCCCGCCCACCTGCGGCGCAGCTGCCGCGATCGTCACCAGTGGCCGGTTCGCTCGACGACACGGCCTGCGCACCGATGTCGCGATCGCTGCGCAAGCGATGACCACCGACACCGCCAGCAGCTTCGACGGCGACCTGATGCGGTTGGTGGGCTACGAGATGTCGCGCACCGCTGCGAACCAGGTCTACGAAGCGGCGGGTGTCGGGCCGGAGGACATCCGGGTCTGCGAGCTGCACGACTGCTTCACCACCAACGAGGTGCTGACCTACGAAGCGATCGGACTCACCCCCGAAGGCACGGCCGACCGGTTCGTGGCCGATGGCGAGAACACCTACGGCGGCCGCGTGGTCACCAACCCCTCGGGCGGGCTGCTGTCCAAGGGACACCCGCTCGGAGCCACCGGGCTCGCGCAGTGTGCGGAGCTGACGTGGCAGCTGCGTGGGGAGGCCGAAGCACGGCAGGTCGAGGACGTGACCCACGCACTGCAGCACAACATCGGTCTCGGGGGCGCCGCTGTCGTGACGCTGTACGAGAAGGTCGGCTGA
- a CDS encoding DUF1801 domain-containing protein, translating to MVGTEVETVWASHDPTIRALAERVRALVRQVIPDATEEADPSAGLIGFTTQPGTYRGLIVAVAPHTAHVNLMFSRGVELLDADGAELLEGTGKRARHVRFRGSDDVDRPGVRTLLEEAARRHHAATPPT from the coding sequence GTGGTCGGCACCGAGGTCGAGACCGTGTGGGCGTCGCACGACCCCACCATCCGGGCGCTCGCGGAACGGGTCCGAGCGCTCGTCCGACAGGTGATCCCCGACGCGACCGAGGAGGCCGATCCATCGGCTGGCCTGATCGGGTTCACCACGCAGCCGGGGACCTACCGGGGCCTGATCGTCGCGGTCGCCCCGCACACGGCGCACGTCAACCTGATGTTCTCCCGGGGTGTCGAGCTGCTCGATGCCGACGGCGCCGAGCTCCTCGAGGGCACCGGGAAGCGGGCGCGTCACGTCCGGTTCCGCGGATCGGACGACGTCGATCGTCCCGGGGTCCGCACGCTCCTCGAGGAGGCCGCGCGTCGACACCACGCTGCCACCCCACCGACGTGA
- a CDS encoding NmrA family NAD(P)-binding protein: protein MFTIAGATGRVGSAVTRNLLADGAPVRVIVRDEQKGTRWAAAGAQVAVADLSDRSALTAALDGSRGAFVLLPFDVTAEDVRAQERAQVAAIAGAVCDSGVRHVAMLSSIGADLAEGTGPIVGLHHIEEALRGTGATISAIRSSHFQEKVSDLLDAARHEGLYPVLADSADEPIPMVATRDIGRTVADVLQAPPTTSEVVDVTGPVYTERQVAQLLGAALGRDLEVVTVPQSGWVDTLVGTGLPPHVAELLAELAAADQRGLLVPRGDRIVTGPTPLEATLETLVGVPA from the coding sequence ATGTTCACCATCGCAGGAGCCACCGGCAGGGTCGGATCGGCGGTCACCCGCAACCTGCTCGCCGACGGCGCGCCGGTCCGCGTCATCGTCCGCGACGAGCAGAAGGGCACCCGATGGGCAGCGGCGGGGGCGCAGGTCGCCGTCGCCGACCTGAGCGACCGCTCGGCGCTGACCGCGGCGCTCGACGGCAGCCGGGGCGCCTTCGTGCTGCTGCCGTTCGACGTGACGGCCGAGGACGTCCGCGCCCAGGAGCGGGCGCAGGTGGCGGCCATCGCGGGCGCGGTGTGCGACAGCGGTGTGCGCCACGTTGCGATGCTGTCCTCCATCGGCGCCGACCTCGCGGAGGGCACGGGACCGATCGTCGGCCTGCACCACATCGAGGAGGCGCTCCGGGGGACCGGGGCGACCATCTCGGCCATCCGATCCAGCCACTTCCAGGAGAAGGTCAGCGACCTGCTCGACGCGGCCCGGCACGAGGGGCTCTACCCCGTCCTCGCGGACTCGGCGGACGAGCCCATCCCGATGGTCGCGACGCGGGACATCGGCCGGACCGTGGCGGACGTCCTCCAGGCTCCGCCGACCACCAGCGAGGTGGTCGACGTCACCGGCCCGGTCTACACCGAGCGACAGGTGGCACAGCTACTCGGCGCCGCGCTCGGCCGCGATCTCGAGGTCGTCACCGTCCCGCAGTCCGGCTGGGTCGACACCCTCGTCGGGACCGGGCTGCCGCCGCACGTAGCCGAGCTGCTGGCCGAGCTCGCGGCCGCCGACCAGCGCGGTCTGCTCGTCCCGCGCGGTGACCGGATCGTCACCGGTCCCACCCCCCTCGAGGCCACTCTCGAGACGCTCGTCGGTGTCCCCGCGTGA
- a CDS encoding DUF427 domain-containing protein, whose product MALTVGTGPFGEWPAGSFNFGDEAPDHVLYLEPSPRRVRVVVGDEMIAESTRAMLLHETGLMPVYYLPEEDVRISSLEATDHTTHCPVKGDAVYWTIRAGDTERVDAVWSYPDPLPGAPPLAGLRAFRWDAVDEWWEEAERIWVHPRDPYHRCDVIRSDRHVVIRVGGDIVADSRRPTMLFETGLPPRFYLPQEDVRTEFLRPSGLETSCPYKGTTSRYHHVEAGAERLEDGAWVYDEPLAEVQGIAGLIAFYNEKVDLEVDGEPWERPETPFS is encoded by the coding sequence ATGGCGTTGACGGTGGGGACCGGCCCGTTCGGTGAGTGGCCGGCAGGCAGCTTCAACTTCGGCGACGAGGCGCCGGACCACGTCCTGTACCTCGAGCCCAGCCCGCGGCGGGTGCGGGTCGTGGTGGGCGACGAGATGATCGCCGAGAGCACCCGTGCCATGCTGCTCCACGAGACCGGGCTGATGCCGGTCTACTACCTGCCCGAGGAAGACGTCCGGATCTCGTCGTTGGAGGCCACGGACCACACCACGCACTGCCCCGTCAAGGGCGACGCGGTGTACTGGACGATCCGCGCGGGCGACACCGAGCGGGTCGATGCGGTCTGGAGCTACCCCGATCCGCTCCCCGGAGCGCCGCCCCTCGCCGGCCTCCGTGCCTTCCGGTGGGACGCGGTCGACGAGTGGTGGGAGGAGGCCGAGCGCATCTGGGTCCACCCCCGTGATCCCTACCACCGCTGCGACGTCATCCGCTCCGACCGGCACGTCGTCATCCGGGTCGGTGGCGACATCGTCGCCGACAGCCGGCGACCGACGATGCTGTTCGAGACGGGGCTGCCGCCCCGCTTCTACCTGCCACAGGAGGACGTTCGGACCGAGTTCCTCCGTCCGAGCGGCCTGGAGACCTCGTGCCCCTACAAGGGGACCACCAGCCGGTACCACCACGTCGAGGCAGGCGCCGAGCGGCTCGAGGACGGGGCCTGGGTCTACGACGAACCACTCGCCGAGGTGCAGGGCATCGCCGGGCTGATCGCGTTCTACAACGAGAAGGTCGACCTCGAGGTCGACGGCGAACCGTGGGAACGGCCGGAGACACCGTTCTCGTGA
- a CDS encoding ATP-binding protein: MESLRQAVVQAQQLLGRAPLGWEAALEYVADVIVPHVSQYFVVSVESEDDPNTLSSVLIRYRDPAKEAAYRQLEAIRPLHRDGPSIHELVFRTGRSRLRDDFGKLERSLDVVPPDVRDLIVTASMDRAASIALQVRGEPFGVLALGSDHDHPRWFTEADLPVLEDLARTIGIVIDNARQHRRAEQALADSRRLLAEFSTVLDSAPIGIGLYDRELRYLRCNPALAAIDGWDRDEVIGRSLEDLAPDVAAIVGPLMREVLDTGVPAIGMEMSGFTPNFPEELRHWLVSHYPVPDKDGEVAAVAAIVVEVTEQRRIRDALDVRVRQQEAITRLAAEAISATSVQPVVDRALATVAECLPAPLLIFAETLPTSDALRVRAARTDAVPEPERLAEGAAILAGIALTDHTPTVIADAATDPRLAGRPLADWAPASGVAVPIAGRGGGFGVLCAFRREPAAFADADVAYITGVAAVVEGAIGRTQAEEQLARAQRLEAVGRLAGGLAHDFNNLLTVVMTNADVLTTQPDPATHTRAVADIRDASARASGLARQILTFSRGTPTPVSSTPLAPVVRELHPLLSSLLRTDVHVEVDITDTPDHVTVRLSRQQLEQVIMNLAINARDAMPDGGQVHIRVAPIGGDDVRISVTDTGHGMDAEVRARALEPFYSTKPEELGSGLGLATVWALVQEAGGDITIDSEVGVGTRIDLTLPASIQAPPPVEPPGPEGAQPRSLQNARILLVEDQPSIRSLVSSTLAAEGFDVTAAADGHEACAVDAEPDLLITDFVMPGMNGQEVARVLRGRWPGLAVLYTSGYSTVNAEDELADGHFLPKPFGLTDLLAAIDETLDPHAGASPS; the protein is encoded by the coding sequence GTGGAGTCTCTCAGGCAGGCCGTGGTTCAGGCCCAGCAGTTGCTCGGCCGCGCGCCGCTCGGGTGGGAGGCGGCGCTGGAGTACGTCGCCGACGTGATCGTGCCGCACGTCTCCCAGTACTTCGTGGTCTCCGTGGAGTCCGAGGACGACCCGAACACCCTCAGCTCGGTCCTGATCCGCTACCGGGACCCGGCCAAGGAGGCGGCCTACCGGCAGCTGGAGGCGATCCGGCCGCTGCACCGTGACGGCCCCTCCATACACGAGCTGGTGTTCCGGACGGGGCGCAGCAGGCTGCGTGACGACTTCGGCAAGCTCGAGCGGTCGCTCGACGTCGTGCCGCCGGACGTGCGCGACCTGATCGTCACCGCGTCGATGGACCGGGCGGCGTCGATCGCGTTGCAGGTGCGAGGCGAGCCCTTCGGGGTGCTGGCGCTGGGCTCGGACCACGATCATCCGCGCTGGTTCACCGAGGCGGATCTGCCGGTGCTGGAGGACCTGGCCCGCACCATCGGGATCGTGATCGACAACGCCCGTCAGCACCGGCGGGCGGAGCAGGCGCTGGCGGACAGCCGCCGGCTCCTGGCGGAGTTCTCCACGGTGCTGGACAGCGCGCCGATCGGCATCGGTCTGTACGACCGCGAGCTGCGCTACCTGCGCTGCAACCCGGCGTTGGCGGCGATCGACGGGTGGGACCGCGACGAGGTGATCGGCCGGTCCCTGGAGGACCTGGCCCCGGACGTGGCTGCCATCGTGGGCCCGTTGATGCGCGAGGTCCTGGACACCGGGGTCCCGGCGATCGGGATGGAGATGTCGGGGTTCACGCCGAACTTCCCGGAGGAGCTGCGCCACTGGCTGGTGTCGCACTACCCGGTGCCCGACAAGGACGGTGAGGTGGCCGCGGTCGCCGCGATCGTGGTCGAGGTCACCGAGCAGCGGCGCATCCGCGATGCGTTGGACGTGCGGGTGCGCCAGCAGGAGGCGATCACCCGGTTGGCCGCGGAGGCGATCTCGGCGACGTCGGTGCAACCCGTGGTCGACCGGGCGCTGGCCACGGTCGCCGAGTGCCTGCCCGCGCCGCTGCTGATCTTCGCCGAGACGCTTCCGACCAGCGACGCGCTACGCGTGCGTGCGGCCCGCACCGACGCGGTGCCCGAACCCGAGCGGCTGGCCGAGGGTGCGGCCATCCTGGCCGGCATCGCCCTGACCGACCACACACCCACCGTGATCGCCGACGCGGCCACCGACCCGAGGCTGGCCGGCCGCCCGCTGGCCGACTGGGCGCCCGCCAGCGGCGTGGCCGTGCCGATCGCCGGTCGGGGCGGCGGCTTCGGGGTGCTGTGCGCCTTCCGACGAGAACCGGCCGCGTTCGCCGACGCGGACGTCGCCTACATCACGGGTGTGGCGGCCGTGGTCGAGGGCGCCATCGGCCGCACGCAGGCGGAGGAACAGCTCGCCAGGGCGCAACGTCTGGAAGCGGTCGGACGGCTCGCCGGCGGGCTGGCCCACGACTTCAACAACCTGCTCACGGTGGTCATGACCAACGCCGACGTGCTCACCACCCAGCCCGACCCGGCCACCCACACGCGCGCCGTGGCCGACATCCGCGACGCCAGCGCACGCGCCTCCGGCCTGGCCCGCCAGATCCTCACCTTCAGCCGCGGCACCCCCACGCCAGTGTCCAGCACGCCCCTCGCGCCGGTGGTGCGCGAGCTGCACCCCCTGCTCAGCAGCCTGCTGCGCACCGACGTCCACGTCGAGGTGGACATCACCGACACCCCCGACCACGTCACCGTTCGGCTGTCCCGCCAACAGCTCGAACAGGTCATCATGAACCTGGCCATCAACGCCCGTGACGCCATGCCCGATGGCGGCCAGGTCCACATCCGCGTCGCACCCATCGGCGGCGACGACGTCCGCATCTCGGTCACCGACACCGGCCACGGCATGGATGCCGAGGTCCGCGCCCGGGCGCTGGAACCGTTCTACAGCACCAAACCCGAGGAGCTCGGCAGCGGGCTGGGCCTGGCCACCGTCTGGGCGCTGGTGCAGGAAGCCGGTGGCGACATCACCATCGACAGCGAGGTCGGCGTCGGGACACGCATCGACCTCACGCTGCCCGCGTCCATCCAGGCGCCACCACCGGTCGAACCCCCCGGCCCCGAGGGAGCCCAACCTCGTTCCTTGCAGAACGCTCGCATCCTGCTCGTGGAGGACCAACCCTCCATCCGCTCGCTGGTCAGCAGCACCCTGGCAGCCGAAGGGTTCGACGTCACCGCCGCCGCCGACGGCCACGAAGCCTGCGCCGTCGACGCCGAACCCGACCTGCTCATCACCGACTTCGTCATGCCAGGCATGAACGGCCAGGAGGTCGCCCGCGTCCTCCGCGGCCGTTGGCCCGGCCTGGCTGTGCTGTACACCTCCGGCTACAGCACCGTCAACGCTGAAGACGAGCTCGCCGACGGTCACTTCCTGCCCAAACCCTTCGGCCTCACCGACCTGCTCGCCGCCATCGACGAGACCCTCGATCCCCATGCGGGCGCCTCACCCAGCTGA
- a CDS encoding AraC family transcriptional regulator gives MVTVTAPWTPTDPLGEALHLLRMQGVFYSRTDASEPWALEMPAIVDSLSFHVITAGSCWLEAPDGGTIELRTGDVALVPHGRGHVLASEPGLRPAGRVDLLPQHYLSDHYSVLTYGGGGRSSRLLCGIVAFREPAARALVAALPTAIRVDGTGPSATAVHDTVRLMAGELGDLRPGGEAVTTRLADILVVQAIRSWLEHDPAARTGWLGALHDERIGRALAAIHRDPGADWSLDRLATEATMSRSSFAARFTELVGEPAMTYVTRWRMSVAHAQLQEGATVGAVASSLGYRSEAAFSRAFSRITGTTPGRVRRTPAA, from the coding sequence ATGGTCACCGTGACAGCCCCTTGGACCCCGACCGATCCGCTCGGTGAGGCGCTGCACCTGCTGCGCATGCAGGGCGTCTTCTACAGCCGGACCGATGCCAGCGAGCCGTGGGCGCTCGAGATGCCGGCCATCGTCGACTCGCTCAGCTTCCACGTGATCACGGCCGGCTCGTGCTGGCTCGAGGCACCGGACGGCGGGACGATCGAGCTGCGGACCGGCGACGTGGCGCTCGTGCCGCACGGTCGCGGCCACGTACTGGCGAGCGAGCCGGGCCTGCGGCCCGCTGGCCGCGTCGACCTCCTCCCCCAGCACTACCTCAGCGACCACTACTCGGTGCTGACCTACGGTGGCGGCGGCCGGTCCTCGCGGTTGCTCTGCGGCATCGTCGCCTTCCGCGAGCCGGCCGCGCGGGCGCTCGTGGCGGCGCTGCCGACGGCGATCCGCGTGGACGGCACCGGCCCGTCGGCGACCGCCGTGCACGACACCGTCCGGCTGATGGCCGGCGAGCTCGGCGACCTGCGTCCGGGCGGTGAGGCCGTGACCACACGGCTCGCCGACATCCTCGTGGTCCAGGCGATCCGCAGCTGGCTCGAGCACGACCCCGCCGCCCGCACCGGGTGGCTCGGCGCCCTCCACGACGAGCGCATCGGCCGGGCCCTCGCCGCGATCCACCGCGATCCGGGCGCCGACTGGAGCCTCGACCGGCTCGCCACCGAGGCCACCATGTCACGCTCGAGCTTCGCGGCGCGGTTCACCGAACTGGTGGGTGAGCCCGCGATGACCTACGTCACCCGTTGGCGCATGAGCGTGGCGCACGCCCAGCTGCAGGAGGGAGCGACCGTCGGAGCGGTGGCGTCCTCGCTCGGTTACCGCTCGGAGGCCGCCTTCAGCCGGGCGTTCTCCCGGATCACGGGTACCACCCCCGGCCGTGTCCGTCGCACGCCCGCGGCCTGA
- a CDS encoding flavodoxin family protein, producing the protein MTDLGATDRRLCEDPPAAYDDLRALFVNCTLKPSPEPSHTQALADRSVAIMRANGVEVDVVRAVDHHLAPGVYPDMTEHGADRDDWPTIFERVMAADILVLLTPIWLGEKSSVATRVVERLYGNSGLLNDAGQYAYYGRTGGVIVTGNEDGAKHCAMNLLYSLQHLGYVVPPQADAAWLGEAGPGPSYADEGSGGPQNDFTNRNTSFMTWNLLHTARWLKDAGGFPAHGNQRDLWDAGCRDDAPNPEHR; encoded by the coding sequence GTGACCGATCTCGGCGCAACGGACCGTCGGCTGTGCGAGGACCCGCCGGCCGCCTACGACGACCTGCGGGCGCTGTTCGTCAACTGCACCCTGAAGCCGTCCCCGGAGCCGTCGCACACGCAGGCGCTCGCGGACCGGTCCGTGGCGATCATGCGCGCCAACGGGGTCGAGGTCGACGTCGTCCGTGCGGTCGATCACCACCTCGCCCCGGGCGTCTACCCGGACATGACCGAGCACGGTGCGGACCGCGACGACTGGCCGACGATCTTCGAGCGGGTGATGGCCGCGGACATCCTGGTGCTGCTCACCCCGATCTGGCTCGGCGAGAAGTCCTCGGTGGCCACCCGGGTCGTCGAACGTCTCTACGGCAACTCGGGCCTGCTCAACGACGCCGGCCAGTACGCCTACTACGGCCGCACCGGCGGCGTCATCGTCACCGGCAACGAGGACGGCGCCAAGCACTGCGCGATGAACCTGCTCTACAGCCTCCAGCACCTCGGCTACGTGGTCCCGCCCCAGGCTGACGCCGCCTGGCTCGGCGAGGCCGGACCAGGTCCGTCGTACGCCGACGAGGGCTCCGGCGGACCGCAGAACGACTTCACCAACCGCAACACCAGCTTCATGACCTGGAACCTGCTGCACACGGCCCGCTGGCTGAAGGATGCGGGGGGCTTCCCGGCCCACGGCAACCAGCGCGACCTGTGGGACGCCGGGTGCCGCGACGACGCCCCCAACCCCGAGCACCGCTGA
- a CDS encoding DoxX family protein produces the protein MHLLGLPQLRPLAPAAPIIARVLVGVVMAAHGWQKLTEITPAGFGGGMLDGMGVPAPVLVGWIVTLIELVGGVLLVVGGWSRIAALLNAGVLVGAFLLVKIDVGLLAPMGADMPGAELEFALLAGLLVVALLGPGKPSLDHVLGIERGTPTTSDRELTRV, from the coding sequence ATGCACCTGCTCGGACTCCCCCAGCTGCGGCCACTCGCGCCCGCTGCTCCCATCATCGCCCGCGTCCTGGTCGGGGTCGTGATGGCCGCGCACGGTTGGCAGAAGCTGACCGAGATCACCCCCGCTGGCTTCGGTGGGGGCATGCTCGACGGTATGGGCGTGCCCGCGCCCGTGCTGGTCGGCTGGATCGTCACGCTCATCGAGCTCGTCGGCGGCGTGCTGCTGGTCGTCGGCGGGTGGTCCCGTATCGCGGCCCTGCTGAACGCAGGCGTGCTCGTCGGTGCCTTCCTGCTCGTCAAGATCGACGTCGGTCTGCTGGCCCCGATGGGGGCCGACATGCCCGGCGCCGAGCTCGAGTTCGCGCTGCTGGCCGGCCTGCTCGTCGTCGCGCTCCTCGGACCCGGCAAGCCGTCGCTGGACCACGTGCTCGGCATCGAGCGCGGGACGCCGACCACGTCGGACCGCGAACTCACCCGCGTCTGA